In Leucobacter sp. CX169, a single genomic region encodes these proteins:
- the polA gene encoding DNA polymerase I produces MIIDGHSLAFRAFYALPVDSFQTRDGQHTNAIHGFIAMLINLLANEKPDHLAVAFDISRHSFRTEEYPEYKGTRGETPVEFKGQIPLLQEALHAMGIVTIEKENYEADDILATLSLRGSESGYRVLVVSGDRDTIQLVDDNVTLLYPSKQGVSELTRYDAAKVMERYGIRPEQYPEIAALVGETSDNLPGVPKVGEKTAVKWINQFGSLEEILRRQDEIGGKVGESLREHAHLAERNRRLNRLVRDVELDVTLESLKRGEMDLAQVQDMFGRLEFRTLLQRVAKLVGAEVPAGTSGATAATAVAEVPVAPAAKVLLDEELEVWLAALESPAVLLADDGDGAVRIGVASTTASVQLTWRPGASDYAPLERWLTSDAPKILWDAKAQSKILDRAGIRLGGLAGDALVAAWLARPTAPEKTIAAAVARYLGEQVPEGDPNQLVPEEGSVAGEAELAWYVLRVHAALLEQFQGKTDFVYRSIELPLVPVLGDLERRGVQMDLPLLQAHEAALAERVVELEQEAFGYLGHEVNLGSPKQLQEVLFTELGMPKTRATKTGYTTDAAALTDLQAKHPHPFLGSLLAHRDANKLRQIIEGLVKAVQPDGRIHTTLVQIGASTGRLASTEPNLQNIPVRTEEGRRIREGFIHAPEYECLLTADYSQIEMRIMAHLSGDAGLIEAFNAGEDLHRFVGSRIFGVAPDEVTNEMRSKVKAMSYGLAYGLSAFGLSKQLGISAGEAKQLMLDYFERFGGVRDYLRSVVQEAKQELVTETIFGRRRPFPDLASPNRVLRENAERAALNAPIQGSAADIIKLAMIKIERRVAEAGLSSRMLLQIHDELMFEVSPGEWDALEAIVREEMAGAAELSVPLEVQVGRGANWNAAAH; encoded by the coding sequence TTCGACATTTCTCGGCACTCGTTCCGCACTGAGGAGTACCCCGAGTACAAGGGCACTCGTGGCGAGACTCCCGTCGAGTTCAAGGGACAGATCCCACTGCTGCAGGAGGCCCTGCACGCGATGGGGATCGTGACGATCGAGAAGGAAAACTACGAGGCCGACGACATCCTCGCCACGCTCTCGTTGCGCGGCTCGGAGTCGGGATACCGCGTGCTCGTGGTGAGCGGGGACCGTGACACCATCCAGCTCGTCGACGACAACGTGACGTTGCTCTACCCGTCCAAGCAGGGCGTGAGCGAGCTCACCCGTTACGACGCGGCGAAGGTCATGGAGCGCTACGGCATTCGTCCCGAGCAGTACCCCGAGATCGCGGCGCTGGTCGGCGAGACGAGCGACAACCTCCCCGGCGTTCCCAAGGTCGGTGAGAAGACGGCCGTGAAGTGGATCAACCAGTTCGGTTCGCTCGAGGAGATTCTGCGACGCCAGGACGAGATCGGCGGGAAGGTGGGCGAGAGCCTCCGCGAGCATGCGCACCTGGCCGAGCGGAACCGGCGGCTGAACCGACTCGTGCGCGACGTCGAGCTCGACGTAACCCTCGAGTCACTCAAGCGCGGCGAGATGGACCTCGCGCAGGTACAGGACATGTTCGGCCGACTGGAATTTCGGACGCTGTTGCAACGTGTCGCCAAACTCGTCGGCGCCGAGGTGCCGGCCGGGACCTCCGGCGCTACAGCCGCGACCGCCGTCGCTGAGGTGCCGGTCGCTCCGGCCGCGAAGGTGTTGCTCGACGAAGAGCTCGAGGTGTGGCTCGCCGCGCTCGAGAGCCCGGCGGTGCTGCTCGCCGACGACGGCGACGGTGCCGTGCGCATCGGTGTCGCGAGCACGACGGCCTCGGTCCAGCTCACCTGGCGTCCGGGCGCAAGCGATTACGCGCCGCTCGAGCGCTGGCTGACCTCGGACGCGCCCAAGATTTTGTGGGACGCGAAGGCACAGAGCAAGATTCTCGATCGGGCCGGGATCCGGCTTGGCGGGCTCGCCGGCGACGCCCTCGTGGCCGCCTGGCTCGCACGGCCGACTGCGCCCGAGAAAACGATCGCGGCGGCCGTGGCGCGCTATCTGGGAGAGCAGGTGCCGGAGGGCGACCCCAACCAGCTGGTGCCGGAAGAGGGAAGCGTCGCGGGCGAGGCGGAACTCGCTTGGTACGTGCTGCGCGTCCACGCCGCCCTGCTCGAGCAGTTCCAGGGCAAGACTGATTTCGTGTATCGCTCGATCGAGTTGCCGCTCGTGCCGGTGCTGGGGGATCTCGAACGCCGCGGCGTCCAGATGGATCTCCCGCTCTTGCAGGCGCACGAGGCGGCGCTGGCTGAGCGAGTCGTGGAACTCGAGCAGGAGGCCTTTGGTTACCTGGGTCACGAGGTCAACCTCGGCTCGCCCAAGCAGTTACAGGAGGTGCTGTTCACCGAGCTCGGGATGCCGAAGACCCGCGCGACGAAGACCGGCTACACGACTGACGCGGCGGCGCTGACCGACCTACAGGCGAAGCACCCGCACCCGTTCCTCGGCAGCCTGCTCGCGCACCGCGATGCCAATAAACTGCGCCAGATCATCGAGGGGCTCGTGAAGGCGGTGCAGCCCGACGGGCGCATCCACACAACGCTCGTGCAGATCGGCGCGAGCACGGGGCGTTTGGCCTCGACCGAGCCGAACCTACAGAACATCCCGGTCCGGACGGAGGAGGGCCGCCGCATTCGCGAGGGCTTCATTCACGCCCCCGAATACGAGTGCCTGCTGACGGCCGACTACTCGCAGATTGAGATGCGCATCATGGCGCACCTCTCGGGCGACGCTGGCCTGATCGAGGCGTTCAACGCGGGCGAGGACCTGCACCGCTTTGTCGGATCGCGCATCTTCGGGGTCGCCCCCGACGAGGTGACGAACGAGATGCGCTCGAAGGTGAAGGCCATGTCGTACGGCCTCGCCTACGGGCTGTCCGCGTTTGGCCTGTCGAAGCAGCTCGGTATCAGCGCGGGCGAGGCGAAGCAGCTCATGCTCGACTACTTCGAGCGCTTTGGTGGGGTGCGTGACTACCTGCGCTCGGTCGTTCAGGAGGCGAAGCAGGAGCTCGTCACCGAGACCATCTTCGGCCGTCGGCGCCCGTTCCCTGATCTGGCGAGCCCGAACCGGGTGCTGCGCGAGAACGCGGAACGCGCGGCGCTCAATGCCCCCATTCAGGGAAGCGCGGCGGACATCATCAAGTTGGCGATGATCAAGATCGAACGCCGGGTAGCCGAGGCCGGGTTGAGCTCGCGCATGCTGCTGCAGATTCACGATGAGCTCATGTTCGAGGTCTCGCCGGGCGAGTGGGATGCCCTCGAGGCGATTGTGCGTGAAGAGATGGCTGGGGCGGCGGAGCTCTCGGTGCCGCTCGAGGTGCAGGTTGGCCGGGGCGCGAACTGGAACGCGGCCGCGCACTAG
- a CDS encoding ankyrin repeat domain-containing protein, translating to MSPELDPNDELHAAIAANDGARVAEALARGAERERRGPRGRTPLLFATQQNHVAAARALIEAGADVNAQDDQLDNAYLYSGAEGYVEILELTLRHGADLARTNRYGGTALIPAGEYGHVRVTELLLDAGIDPNHVNKLGWTALQEAVLLGADDEQHRDTVRLLLAGGADPNLRDFEGRTPLANAEARGYAGLAQLIEAAGGHR from the coding sequence ATGTCCCCCGAGCTCGACCCGAACGACGAACTGCACGCCGCGATCGCCGCGAACGATGGCGCCCGGGTGGCTGAGGCGTTGGCTCGGGGAGCGGAGCGTGAGCGCCGGGGCCCTCGTGGACGCACTCCACTCCTGTTCGCGACGCAGCAGAACCACGTCGCGGCGGCCCGGGCGCTCATCGAAGCGGGCGCCGACGTCAATGCGCAAGATGATCAGCTCGACAACGCCTACCTCTACTCCGGCGCCGAGGGGTACGTCGAGATCCTCGAACTCACCCTCCGCCACGGCGCGGACCTTGCGCGAACCAATCGTTACGGCGGTACGGCGCTGATTCCCGCGGGGGAGTATGGCCACGTCCGGGTCACGGAGCTGCTGCTTGACGCAGGCATTGACCCCAATCACGTCAACAAGCTCGGCTGGACCGCGCTTCAGGAGGCGGTGCTGCTTGGCGCCGACGACGAGCAGCACCGCGACACCGTGCGCCTCCTGCTCGCCGGCGGGGCCGACCCGAACCTCCGTGATTTCGAGGGCCGAACCCCGCTGGCGAACGCGGAAGCGCGAGGGTACGCGGGCCTCGCACAGCTGATCGAGGCCGCGGGCGGGCACCGATAG